The sequence AATGCCGTGTGGATCAGAGCGTCTGCCATTCCCACCAGGTAGACCCCCGCCATGAGCAGGGCGCCCCGCCTGCTGGACATGCTGACCGCATAGAGCAGGGGGCTGCTGACGGCCTCGtaccggtcataggccatcactgccagcaggagacactcagagTCTGCAAAGATACAGAAGACCAAGAACTGCAGCGCGCAGCCACAGAAAGAGATTGACTTGTTCTTGGCAAATAGGTCCACGAGCATCTTAGGGCCGATGGCTGTGGAATAGCAGAGGTCACAGAAGGAGAGGtggctgaggaagaagtacatgggtgtgTGCAGCTGGGGATCCATCCGAATCAGGGTTATCATTCCAAGATTTGCCAGAAGGTTGACGAGATAAACAAGGAGAAACACTGTAAATAGGATCACTTTGTTCCCAGTGTTCTCAGTAATTCCCAAGAAAATGAACTCAGTAAAGGAGGAGCAATTCTCTCTACtcattcttctttgttcttttctaaagTTGTAGCAAGTGATCAAGAAAAGGACATGTTATGTGTAACACTTCTGCACATCTGCAAAATATCATGAGATAGAGCATGATTTTattctataattatatttttatatttagaaaataattcatgATAGGTGAACATACACTTGAAGAGAGATAGCTGTATACtaagcaataataaaaattatctggAATTGAACTTTGAGAAATAGTGATGTAAATTTAGATATCATTCATGAGGTATGCTACTTTCTACAAGCTCTTCTCTGAGCATTATTTTCCTTATCTCAGTGGGTAGATATTGGTCAATTTCACTCTCCTTATCTCTTCAAAATAATTTGTAAGAGACACCGGTGATAGAGAAGCCAGGTTTAAGACGTGAGACTAAGCATTTTCTATGCTTGAAAATATTCACTTGAATACAAAAAATGATTAGAAAAGATAATTACGAAATTTATGTTTCTCAAAAACACATGATCAATTTAAGAGTCTTTAACTTAGTTCCAGAAACAATGAGTATAACACTGACtaatgttaataaaaaaaaaaatatatggtacAGAGTTTAGTTTATGTTGTGTTTAGTATTTGGAGATACatgaaatatgtattatttacCTTTTTGCTAGAAATTTATAACTGCTTTCCCACAATGCTCATTATCTCTTTTTGTAGTAGTTGTAGTCAAGGGATGAATCTATTGACCAGTGGAAGGAAAAAGTTAAAAGGAAGTAAAAGCAACAGAATGTACCACGTACATTTGCATCACTTTAGATTTTAAATCtcctttaatttaataaaatgtaaatgaagagtgacaataaatacttttaaaatacatagacTTCTCTCTatgttatatgtatgtatttatgtgtgtgaatatgtatatatatatttaatgtatctgAGAATAGAATGTAAGTAATAGactttttccttcagttcagttcagttcagttgctcagtcatgtccgactctttgcaacccccagggCATATGTATGGTTCACGTGGAGATGAATTTgtacatgtttttaattttactgtggtacctacattattttttcaataaaacaatatatactttaaattgttttttaatacttACCAAATGATAAAAAGAGTAAAGGCTTTCCCATGAACCAaggacaaaatgaaataaattaaaagtaattatgtGTGGATATTAACAAGTTCAGACTCATTCAATTCTGAGGAGAAAATATTATTACTAACCATTAAATGCAGGTTTTAGAGAATAGGTaggcataaaatatttcatttacaaaaactTTGCTTTTCTCAAAAACTTAAGTATTTTCTCCTATATTCTTTAAGTTAGGACTTGGAAACCTACCTGAGATGAGCAGGGCTTGAGTAGCTGAATAACAAccagtgagtgttagtcactcagccgtgtccagctctttgtgaccccatgtgaccgtccctggctcctctgtccacggaaatctccaggcaagaatactggagcgggttgccattcccttctcccggggatcttccccatccagggagcaaacctaggtctcttgcgctgcaagcagacgctttaccatctgaaccaccagggaagaaccctGGCAGATGGTCTTTATTTTACCAGGTACATTGGGACTTAAATCCCAGAGCTACTGCCCTTAGGCTTTGATGTTATATAAACACTTCATTAATTATATTTCTGCTTCTCTATATTCTCTTGAGAGTTCAAACAACTTAGCCCCAGCTGAGTTTTTGTGCTTCTCTGTTGTTACCAAAGTGCTCTGTGTTGGGAAGGAAGCTGCAAATTGTAGGACTGCTCGACAGTTACCCTgaaaccatttcctcctcctctagTAAACCAGGAAACCTAAAGAAACTCAAAAAGATCCCTCCCTCCATCACTTCTAacttctttgcattattcattgtGTTTTTGAAACATTCTCCTTCATACCTCATTTAGGAGTATAACTACACTCtagctgtattttcttttatattgaaatataatacTTTCATTACAtatgccataaaattcacccttttaatgtatatgtttttgtttgtttcagttttatcttgttttcaaggcttttcagtcatcaccaccatctacctacagaacattttcatcaattCAGTAAGAAGCCTATACCTATTAGTCTCATTCCCTGTCCCTGCTGACCccagccctggcaaccactaatctatatTCTGACTCTGTGCAGTGTCTTATTCTTAGTCTtgcatataaacagaatcatgcCATATgtattgtattttttcttctctcagactttttttcttcagtgaaatattatcaaggctcatccatgttgttcaTGTGTCAGAATCAGAATTCTGTTTCATTGAAGGGcacagtaatattttattttatggatattACACACTATACTGACCCATTGTCCAGTTGGATAAATGTTGGGTTGTTTCTGCTCTTTATCTGTCACAGATAATGATGCTCTGTTATTGTCAGCACTACAATATTGGCAGCCCTCAACACCAAACATTATCTTACTCCTATTATCCAACCACATACCAAAGggtatttcattaattttatgtCTCCCTCACATCCTCTaaacaatgcatttttttttctgagttaaattaatttttttatgtaaGAAATCTCTGTACTAAATTTAAGGCCTCAGAAATTAGAgcaatgtttattttgtattttccaaacttCATGGCACAAGGATTTGAAAAGGTGGTACTTTCTAAATATTTGCCATTAAGTATTTATGACTTAACGtattaatatgtattaattaTGACTTAAAGTATTAATGTAGAAAATAATGTgccatgctcagttgctcaatcatgtccaactctttgcaactcccttGGACCacaatctgccaggctcctctgtccatggaattttcccagcaagaatactgaaattgggttgccatttcttcctccagtcgATCTTCCCAAATCTTGgaaggaacctgtgtctcttgtgtctcctacattggctggcagattctttagcactgagtcacctgggaaaataatgtgaaaaatagTAGTACACTTGTTTTGAACTTTTTTCTACAGATATAGCTTAACTGtacaaaaatgtcttaatgatctggataaccacgatggtgtcatcacaaacttagagccagacatcctataGTGGACCTTGGAAAGGactgctatgaacaaagctagtggaggggatggaattccagctgaattatttcaaatcttaaaaatgatgctgttaaaatgctgcactcaatatgccagcaaatttggataactcagacgtggtcacaagactggaaaaggtcagatttcattccaaccTGAAAGAatggcaatgacaaagaatgctcagactaccatgCAATTACGCTCATTATACAAGCTTgcaaggaaatgctcaaaatcctttaagctaggcttcaccagatggtaaagcgtctgcctgcaatgtgggagacccagattcgatccctgggtcaggaaaatcccctggagaaggaaatggcaacccactccagtgttcttacctggaaaattccatggatgaagaagcctggtaggtgacagtccatggagtcgcagagtcggacacgactgagcgacttcactttcactttcaacagacatgaactgagaacttccagatgtacaagctggatttagaatgggcagaagaaccagaaatcaaattgccaacatcagttggatcacagaaaaaaaagcaagagaatttcagaaaaatatctacttctacttcattgactatgcaaaaccctttgactgtgtggatcacaatgaactgtgggaaattcttaaaaagatgcaAATACCATACCACATTATctgcctcctgataaacctgtatgcagtcaagaaacaacagtcagGATCagacttggaacaatggactggttcaaaattgggaaatgagtacatcaaggttgtatattgtcaccatgtttatttaacttgtatatgcagagtacatcatgctaaattccagactggatgaagcccaagctggaatcaagattgccttaagaaataccaaaaacctcagatatgcagatggtaccaccctaatggcagaaatgaagaggaactaaagaatctcttgatgaaggtgaaagaagagagtgaaaatgatgacttaaaactcaacattcaaaaaacaaagattatggtatctggtcccatcacttcatggcaaatagatgggaaaaaagtggaagcaatgatagattttatttttcttgggctccaaaatcactatgga comes from Cervus elaphus chromosome 1, mCerEla1.1, whole genome shotgun sequence and encodes:
- the LOC122672940 gene encoding olfactory receptor 5W2-like; this encodes MSRENCSSFTEFIFLGITENTGNKVILFTVFLLVYLVNLLANLGMITLIRMDPQLHTPMYFFLSHLSFCDLCYSTAIGPKMLVDLFAKNKSISFCGCALQFLVFCIFADSECLLLAVMAYDRYEAVSSPLLYAVSMSSRRGALLMAGVYLVGMADALIHTALAFRLCFCGSNVINHFFCDLPPLLLLSCSDIQVNELVVFIVFGFIELSTISGVLVSYCYIILSVLKTHSAEGRFKAFSTCTSHLTAVAIFQGTLLFMYFRPSSSYSLDEDKMSSLFYTLVIPMLNPLIYSLRNKDVKEALEKLKNKLYF